The following proteins are co-located in the Pomacea canaliculata isolate SZHN2017 linkage group LG8, ASM307304v1, whole genome shotgun sequence genome:
- the LOC112569992 gene encoding protein dpy-30 homolog isoform X1 has product MVTRKWLTVTTALSGEAIADPQEGGLEMPDNIQKLIMNEKETNESPAKRSKVELQSLPTRAYLDQTVVPILLQGMSVLAKERPPNPIEFLAAFLLKNKNQYE; this is encoded by the exons ATGGTGACACGAAAATGGCTGACG GTGACCACAGCTTTGTCTGGGGAGGCTATTGCTGATCCTCAAGAAGGTGGACTAGAGATGCCAGACAACATTCAG AAACTAATAATGAATGAGAAAGAGACCAACGAAAGCCCAGCAAAGCGGTCAAAAGTGGAATTGCAGTCTCTTCCAACACGAGCCTACCTGGATCAAACAGTTGTGCCAATACTGTTGCAGGGGATGTCTGTTTTGGCAAAAGAAAG gcCACCAAACCCTATTGAGTTCCTAGcagcttttcttttgaaaaacaaaaatcagtatGAGTGA
- the LOC112569992 gene encoding protein dpy-30 homolog isoform X2 encodes MADDQVTTALSGEAIADPQEGGLEMPDNIQKLIMNEKETNESPAKRSKVELQSLPTRAYLDQTVVPILLQGMSVLAKERPPNPIEFLAAFLLKNKNQYE; translated from the exons ATGGCTGACG ATCAGGTGACCACAGCTTTGTCTGGGGAGGCTATTGCTGATCCTCAAGAAGGTGGACTAGAGATGCCAGACAACATTCAG AAACTAATAATGAATGAGAAAGAGACCAACGAAAGCCCAGCAAAGCGGTCAAAAGTGGAATTGCAGTCTCTTCCAACACGAGCCTACCTGGATCAAACAGTTGTGCCAATACTGTTGCAGGGGATGTCTGTTTTGGCAAAAGAAAG gcCACCAAACCCTATTGAGTTCCTAGcagcttttcttttgaaaaacaaaaatcagtatGAGTGA